CAGCGCGCGAGtgcctgaaaaatatttgaaaaatctttAATAAATCAAAGTAAAGGAAATAAGAGTGCTAACGATGATGTCGGGCATTTTATTGCTTCTGGCCTTGCTGGCCTTCGTTTCGAATGGTGTGTGTTGCCTGCGGTTTCTGGGCCAATATAAttttcgaaataaaaatatatattgcatATCCTACAGGCGCAGCCATCAAGTGCTTCGTCTGCGATTCGAGCGACAACCCCAGCTGCTCCGATCTGGGCTCCAATGCCAGCATAGTTCCGGAGGTGAGTGAAAAGCAGATGACCAAGAACTCATCTATCAGCGGATAGATTGATTGATGATTCGCCTAGAACCTGTTGGTGGGCCAGGTCAAGTGGGCTCAACCTTTTCAAGCGGCCTAATCGCACCCAGGTTGACCTTAATAAAAGTTCTGGCCCACAGACGCTCACAAATTAAAACTACATAGCACACACATTCccacccaaaagaaaaaaacagaatagTAGAGGTGAACTGTTAGAAATAGAGCCCACaaaagcggaaacggaaacgtgCTACGTCGTCGTCCTCTTGTGGGCAAAACCCCCTTTTCCGCTCACCCCTTTTCCACGCTAAGTGAATTTTCTGTTACTGGCATCTTTCGCCTTTTTTAACACGGGATTGTGGAAGGTAGAAGGGAAAACTTAACCCGGCCACGTGCCAAACAGTGCAAATACTTTCACAAAAGTCCAAACGGCGTAAATTTTCACCTGACAGGTTCTTGCTGAAATCTAGTTGCCAGTTAAaagaattcatttaatttaaggcGGCGACATTTTCCAAAGATTTATGATTGCAAAACTAGTGCCTAATCAAGTATAGGAAGAAATTTATTCAAACTGAAAAGTTTTAGTCAGTGCTAAagacaaatttaataaaatctttttttttccacaaaaaaatattaactcagtaataaacaaataaactgtCAAATATGAAAAAAGTCCCGTGCGATTGTCTAATTATTCTTCAATGCGATAACCAAATTTGTAGTTGAAGTAAATAGTTCATTATAAAAAGTCAcattaattcttaaaatttatttcttatgtCAAATCAAAGATGTGAATAGCGAAAAGTGCGCTGATTATTCTGTGATGTATTAATCTTATCTTTTTCGTATGCGAGACTCAATTTTCTTGTCAAagtaaataattcaaaatcaaattagcTGTGCCAAATTAATCCCATCAATTTATGTGGTttgtcaaatttaagatttgaaTTTGCAAACATAACAACAAATATGGCCTGGGACTTGGGCTCTGTGATTGCTATGAAGTTGACGCAAATCTTTTTATATGCGTGAATGAGAATTCACAAACGTCATTATTAATTTACGTTTATACTTTATTTGCTTAGATAGGAAAAGTAGattagccaaaaataaactgcAAGTATAGGTAAGATTTCTTAAGTGATTTTTGGTCATTTTTTTGGGCactaataaaagtaaaatcaGGTTTTACGTTATCGAATATCATTTAGTCTTTATAACGAGTCTCGTATTATTTAACTTGAACACCTCATTTCAAGCAATTCGCCATTCTTTATCCTAAGTCAtagttaaacaattaaatctcTAACACCTTAAAGGGGTTTTCCCCTCATTTTTCCTGAATGGCTATAAAGCCATTACGTTTTTCCAAGAAATCTTTTTATTACTCGACTTATCTAGGTTAAATAAATGGAGTTCAAGTGCTCTGTGTCTGATAACCAAGGCCGTCCGGGAAACGCATCGTTACCGATATCGGGCCATGTCGATAAGATAAATTAGTTACGCACCAAGTGCAACAGCCATTAATACCTCAATTACACACCTGCGACAAGATTGTCGAACAATACACACCTATTGTTAGCATTGTTATGAACCAAACTTTTAATCAAACCTAATTAATGACGCATACCGATTTACTGGGATTATTTCAGGAATGCACATTGGACAAAATGAGATCCCTAGACACTTGGCTTTTTGACTTGAACAAATTCGCCTATTTCGATAACGGCGCCAACAAAAGTCCGCTTATGAATTGCCAAAAAGTTGTAGCCAAAGACCGTGAGTATTTGCacgtacacagagaaaatgcATCTCTTATgatatacatttaaaacattttaaaaaattaaaattttagaaagcctaacatttattaatttttaaaatgttaaatgtctTTTTTCTCTGTATATGTTTTCCAAaagcaataaatttaatatttaagtatatcaaattaattttgtataatgTGTCAAATGAATCATTAAATAAGTATTTGTCTTCTGACTTAcagcaaatatttgccaactAATATTTGCCTTGGCTTATAAATGAATGTTATCAGATATCTATAGTAGATGGTAAGCTGCAATGTGCAGCTTTTATAGTGTGCTATTTATTATGGTGATAAAAAGAGCCTTAAAGATAAAAGCTCAGATTTACAGTTTACGGGAAATGTCGTGCATtgcaaaacataaaaaataatatctaaaaagtaaacaaagtgCAGTGGTTTTTTAATGCCTATTCTTTTTTTACTAACCTTATAAACGTAAAGCAATCTTAAGATGTTCAATAAAATCAATGTGGTTAGACATTTAGgtgattttgattttactGTGATAGTTTTAATTAGCTCAAGCTTAAGGTAAAAATCTTTCTAAAACGTAAAAGCTAGaggatatttataaaaaaaattatttttctttttatattttatttttttaatcagcTGACACTAGGAAAGTGGTGACTGCGCGCTTTTGCCAACTGGACACCGGCGACTCCGATGCCTGTGAGATCCTGAGGAACAAGCTGAGAATTCCCAGCACCGAGGAGCGGGAGCAGCGCAATCGCAACCAGAACAAGAGGCGGAAGAACCAGGGAAACGGTCAGGATGGAGACGATGGTGATGAACCCTCCGCGGAGGAGGCGTTCTTCTGCGATATTTGCAAAACGGATCGCTGCAATGGAGCGGCGGCCATAACGCTCACTTTGGGTTCCCTTCTGGCCATGATTATGATCCAATTGGGCTTGTAAAGTATTCTATATAGATGATGGATAGATGGATAGCCATGGTGGCTGCGTTGGTTGCATTTAGGTTGAGTTACCGTTTACCGTTTactttgtaaatatttgagtGCTGATTCGAACAAGTGTTTCAAAGGCGCTCACTTAACCCCATTTACCCTTTCCCCTCTAACCCTTAACCCCTTAACCCTAGAAATGTAAGCACTCAATACACCGATACAGCAAACACAAAGTCGCTTTGATTCAAAACAAACATGGAACTTtcaatttccaaaataaataccaaaaaatcataGTAGGGATATGTGTAACCAAGCTTGCGAGGCACTACATCCCTTATATCAATGTTTGGATCTTTATGCCCTTAGCTCTTACTATCTAGCTTTATTATGTGACTATTCAGATTGTTATTTATAATTGCTAGGAACGATGAGTATAAGAATTCACCGATTGCctttaattttcataattcATAGCAAGCAATATAGGTGTGAATTGAAATCGTCGTATGATTATGATATGTGTATATTCTTAGGTAAATTCAAAAGTGCTTATAAATTCGTGTTAAAAATTACTGGAAAGCAAACACAATCAACTTAATGCAAAACGCGAATTTAAGAACGAATTAAAAGAAATGCaataaatgttaataaatGTGCAATTAATAGAAGTGTTAACAAAAAAGCAATGCAATAAATATTCTGTGAGCTTAGAAATTGCCTAAGAGCCACACACTATAGTACTATATGTTTTTGCGCCGAGTCGAGCAATCAGTTCTGCTTAGTTCGTAAGCGAGTTTTGAAATGAAAACCAAATGGAACATTCAGAGCACACGAATAAATGCTGTATGACAGTATAACAGAGTTT
The genomic region above belongs to Drosophila takahashii strain IR98-3 E-12201 chromosome 2L, DtakHiC1v2, whole genome shotgun sequence and contains:
- the witty gene encoding uncharacterized protein witty isoform X2 — encoded protein: MRSLDTWLFDLNKFAYFDNGANKSPLMNCQKVVAKDPDTRKVVTARFCQLDTGDSDACEILRNKLRIPSTEEREQRNRNQNKRRKNQGNGQDGDDGDEPSAEEAFFCDICKTDRCNGAAAITLTLGSLLAMIMIQLGL
- the witty gene encoding uncharacterized protein witty isoform X1; amino-acid sequence: MVCVACGFWANIIFEIKIYIAYPTGAAIKCFVCDSSDNPSCSDLGSNASIVPEECTLDKMRSLDTWLFDLNKFAYFDNGANKSPLMNCQKVVAKDPDTRKVVTARFCQLDTGDSDACEILRNKLRIPSTEEREQRNRNQNKRRKNQGNGQDGDDGDEPSAEEAFFCDICKTDRCNGAAAITLTLGSLLAMIMIQLGL